The following are from one region of the Planctomonas sp. JC2975 genome:
- a CDS encoding OmpA family protein, whose amino-acid sequence MRSAIRFVAPALAACLVAVALAACSSSAASGPCSQASKRNLGVVAGSTANEPAMQLPASAANQLKATGASNGSVTIVIPSGTPEARGTTLLGSTANDDIVCKSDQRNKLAQVTDYIDALKASKPEVDFLDAIDQAARNLGKNSMGVLVVGNGLQTVDPLNFAVKGLLSAEPQQVASDLKSKGELPTDLSGVTVYWSGLGDVAGSQQPLTITARSNLESIWAAIIKTAGGTLSVLPEPASGSAGDALPAVTAVPVPAAATKTDWSQPIIVRDSDLLFVKDTATFSDPTTASKVLEALVPSIEQNGQVVTITGTASKDQATSNTADLALSRQRADAVKQALTSLGVPASLLATAGVGHQWCGFKPETDATGTYSDALAEQNRTVILTSPGVSLCG is encoded by the coding sequence GTGAGATCCGCGATCCGCTTCGTCGCTCCCGCCCTCGCGGCCTGCCTCGTCGCGGTCGCCCTTGCCGCCTGCTCGTCGTCGGCCGCCTCGGGACCGTGCAGTCAGGCGAGCAAGCGGAACCTGGGCGTCGTCGCCGGCAGCACCGCGAACGAACCGGCGATGCAGCTGCCGGCATCCGCGGCGAATCAGCTGAAGGCGACGGGAGCCAGCAACGGGAGCGTCACGATCGTGATCCCTTCGGGCACGCCGGAGGCGCGCGGCACCACCCTTCTTGGTTCGACGGCCAACGACGACATCGTGTGCAAGAGCGACCAGCGCAACAAGCTCGCCCAGGTGACGGACTACATCGACGCGCTCAAGGCGTCCAAGCCGGAGGTCGATTTCCTCGACGCCATCGACCAGGCAGCGCGCAACCTAGGCAAGAACTCGATGGGCGTGCTCGTGGTCGGCAACGGATTGCAGACCGTCGATCCGCTGAACTTCGCCGTGAAGGGGCTGCTCTCGGCCGAGCCGCAGCAGGTGGCGTCCGATCTGAAGTCCAAGGGCGAACTGCCGACGGATCTGAGTGGCGTCACGGTCTACTGGTCGGGTCTCGGCGACGTCGCTGGATCCCAGCAGCCGCTCACGATCACTGCCCGCAGCAACCTGGAATCCATCTGGGCTGCGATCATCAAGACCGCGGGCGGCACGCTGTCCGTGCTGCCCGAGCCGGCGTCCGGATCCGCGGGAGACGCACTGCCTGCCGTCACGGCCGTGCCCGTCCCTGCTGCTGCCACGAAGACCGACTGGAGTCAGCCCATCATCGTGCGCGACAGCGACCTGCTCTTCGTGAAGGACACCGCCACCTTCTCGGATCCCACGACCGCCTCCAAGGTGCTCGAGGCCCTGGTCCCTTCGATCGAGCAGAACGGTCAGGTCGTGACCATCACCGGCACGGCATCCAAAGATCAGGCGACCAGCAACACCGCAGACCTCGCGCTCTCGAGACAGCGAGCGGATGCCGTCAAGCAGGCCCTCACGTCACTCGGCGTCCCTGCGTCCCTGCTGGCGACCGCCGGAGTCGGACACCAGTGGTGCGGGTTCAAACCCGAGACGGACGCCACCGGCACCTACTCGGACGCTCTCGCGGAACAGAACCGCACCGTCATTCTCACATCGCCGGGTGTGTCGCTCTGCGGATGA
- a CDS encoding DinB family protein: MPIVPETKSWTWVLERPCPECGFDASTVPFRAIPRLTRENVAAWMPVLERDDVRVRPNETTWSPLEYAAHVRDVFGVMSGRLQLILDQDDPEFANWDQDAAAVAERYGEQDPAVVAVQLRDAGLAIADAWEAVPDDVLGRSGRRSDGSVFSVESLARYYIHDPVHHLWDVSHG, translated from the coding sequence ATGCCGATCGTTCCCGAGACCAAGAGCTGGACCTGGGTGCTCGAGCGTCCCTGCCCCGAGTGTGGATTCGACGCCAGCACCGTTCCGTTCCGCGCCATTCCGCGGCTCACTCGAGAGAATGTGGCCGCCTGGATGCCCGTGCTCGAGCGCGACGACGTGCGTGTGCGTCCGAACGAAACCACGTGGTCGCCGCTGGAGTACGCAGCGCACGTGCGCGACGTGTTCGGCGTGATGAGCGGCCGTCTCCAGTTGATCCTGGATCAGGACGATCCCGAGTTCGCGAATTGGGATCAAGACGCCGCCGCCGTCGCCGAGCGGTACGGCGAGCAGGATCCGGCCGTTGTGGCCGTGCAGCTGCGGGACGCCGGCCTCGCCATCGCGGATGCCTGGGAAGCTGTCCCAGACGACGTGCTCGGCCGGTCGGGGCGCCGCAGCGACGGATCCGTCTTCAGCGTGGAGTCGCTAGCCCGGTACTACATCCACGACCCGGTGCACCACCTGTGGGATGTTTCCCACGGCTGA
- a CDS encoding serine hydrolase domain-containing protein — MSGLRGRTRRSTLIAAAVAVVLGASAFLSGCTSQTNAPVPSQASVTLPADEAAAVKKAVTDAMGSTAASGAIVGVWAPWAGSYTAGIGTTTAKGKQAVTSDMAWRVGSVTKPMTCTVLLSLVQKGRVALDDPVTKYLPRLVGVDGLTLGQLCQNTSGLGDYTSALNPQFVDNPQRPYVPMELVASGLGEPRTGTPGQAWSYSNAGFILLGMALQAATGEDWTTLYRNEVFQPLGMSSSSLPAGTSIPGSALHGYATSLDAVTGSPACGTVVDDTQVAPTATWTASGVVSTLSDLKTFAQAFATSSLLRGDAKKAAWKTVPMGTTVAGWQTYGMGGLQLGPMRGHDGSAPGFITSMLSDPASGLTIVVMLNDSTSGAAYAQALAMQLAAIATTFKPVEGRKAPTITLPWNADAAAASLNQLATCRPAGAPPAPTPTPEPTPPPAVYRPLPSN; from the coding sequence ATGTCAGGACTTCGGGGGCGCACGCGTCGCTCCACGCTGATCGCGGCGGCCGTGGCCGTCGTGCTCGGGGCATCTGCGTTCCTTTCCGGATGCACCTCGCAGACGAACGCACCCGTACCGTCGCAGGCCTCGGTGACGTTGCCGGCAGACGAGGCTGCTGCCGTCAAGAAGGCGGTCACGGATGCGATGGGCTCGACCGCGGCATCCGGTGCGATCGTCGGTGTCTGGGCACCATGGGCCGGTTCGTACACGGCAGGAATCGGAACCACCACGGCGAAGGGTAAGCAGGCGGTCACGTCGGACATGGCGTGGCGCGTGGGATCGGTGACCAAGCCGATGACGTGCACGGTGCTGCTCTCCCTTGTGCAGAAGGGCAGGGTTGCGCTCGACGATCCCGTGACCAAGTATCTGCCGCGGCTCGTCGGCGTCGACGGGCTCACCCTCGGCCAGCTCTGCCAGAACACGTCGGGTCTCGGTGACTACACGAGCGCGCTCAACCCGCAGTTCGTCGACAATCCGCAGCGCCCCTATGTGCCGATGGAACTGGTCGCGAGCGGTCTCGGCGAACCGCGCACCGGCACACCGGGACAGGCCTGGTCGTATTCGAATGCCGGCTTCATCCTGCTCGGCATGGCGCTCCAGGCCGCGACCGGCGAGGACTGGACGACGCTGTACCGCAATGAGGTTTTCCAGCCGCTTGGCATGAGCTCGTCCTCGCTGCCGGCCGGAACGAGCATCCCGGGATCCGCGTTGCACGGCTACGCGACCTCGCTCGATGCCGTGACCGGAAGCCCGGCATGCGGCACGGTCGTTGACGACACGCAGGTGGCGCCGACAGCGACCTGGACCGCGAGCGGCGTCGTCTCGACACTTAGCGATCTGAAGACCTTCGCCCAGGCGTTCGCGACGTCCTCACTGCTGCGCGGCGACGCCAAGAAGGCGGCATGGAAAACCGTGCCGATGGGAACGACGGTCGCCGGCTGGCAGACCTACGGCATGGGAGGGCTACAGCTCGGGCCGATGCGCGGCCACGACGGGAGCGCGCCGGGCTTCATCACCTCGATGCTCAGCGATCCGGCCTCCGGGCTCACGATCGTGGTCATGCTGAACGACTCGACGTCCGGTGCCGCGTACGCTCAGGCCCTCGCGATGCAGCTCGCGGCCATCGCCACGACGTTCAAGCCCGTCGAAGGGCGCAAGGCTCCGACCATCACGCTTCCGTGGAACGCGGATGCCGCTGCTGCGTCGCTGAACCAGCTCGCGACCTGCCGTCCGGCCGGTGCTCCCCCGGCTCCGACTCCGACGCCGGAGCCCACGCCGCCGCCCGCCGTCTACCGTCCCCTCCCGTCGAACTGA
- a CDS encoding AAA family ATPase produces the protein MSKLRLTAEQASVYDAIENTSDHVFVTGRAGTGKSTLLNHLSWNTKKQLVISAPTGVAALNVGGQTIHSLLRLPIGVIADHDLDQPRELLSLLNSIDTLVIDEVSMVNADLMDAIDRALRQARQRKLEPFGGVQIVLFGDPYQLAPVPGDAEERAYFADNYRSMWFFDAKVWDETSLHRFELTEIHRQHELDFKYMLNAVRHGRVTKEIADRLNGVGARPKPDDGTITLATRNDTVARINASALARLPGRALTAKAEVSGDFGQRNYPADETLELKVGAQVMFLRNDTGQGGEPPRWVNGTIGTVVRIDANVFVEVDGDVHEVEPMVWERYKYTYNPLTKKLTKDVAAEFTQFPLRLAWAVTIHKSQGKTYDSAIVDLGARAFSPGQTYVALSRLTSLNGLYLNRPLRPSDVMVDRDVDRFMHGEK, from the coding sequence TTGAGCAAGCTGAGGCTGACGGCCGAGCAGGCCTCCGTCTACGACGCCATCGAGAACACGAGCGATCACGTGTTCGTCACCGGGCGAGCCGGCACAGGCAAGTCAACGCTCCTCAACCACCTGAGCTGGAACACCAAGAAGCAGCTCGTGATCAGTGCTCCGACCGGCGTAGCAGCGCTCAACGTCGGCGGGCAGACCATCCATTCGCTGTTGCGTCTGCCCATCGGCGTCATCGCCGACCACGACCTCGACCAGCCCCGCGAGCTGCTCAGCCTGTTGAACTCCATCGACACTCTCGTCATCGACGAGGTGTCCATGGTGAATGCAGACCTGATGGATGCCATCGACCGTGCCCTCCGGCAGGCCCGCCAACGCAAGCTCGAACCTTTCGGCGGTGTGCAGATCGTGCTCTTCGGCGATCCGTACCAGCTGGCACCGGTGCCGGGGGATGCCGAAGAGCGGGCGTACTTCGCAGACAACTACCGGTCGATGTGGTTCTTCGACGCGAAGGTGTGGGACGAGACATCCCTCCATCGCTTCGAGCTCACCGAGATCCATCGACAGCATGAGCTCGACTTCAAGTACATGCTCAACGCCGTGCGCCACGGACGTGTGACGAAAGAGATCGCCGATCGCCTCAACGGCGTCGGCGCGCGTCCGAAACCCGACGACGGCACCATCACCCTGGCCACCCGCAACGACACAGTGGCCCGCATCAACGCGTCGGCGCTGGCTCGGCTCCCCGGACGTGCGTTGACGGCGAAGGCCGAGGTATCCGGCGACTTCGGGCAGCGCAACTATCCCGCCGACGAGACCCTCGAGCTGAAGGTCGGAGCGCAGGTGATGTTCCTGCGCAACGACACCGGCCAGGGTGGCGAGCCGCCGCGGTGGGTGAACGGGACGATCGGCACGGTCGTCCGCATCGACGCGAACGTCTTCGTCGAGGTCGACGGCGACGTGCACGAGGTCGAGCCCATGGTGTGGGAGCGGTACAAGTACACCTACAACCCGCTCACGAAGAAGCTGACGAAGGATGTCGCAGCGGAGTTCACGCAGTTCCCGCTGCGACTGGCCTGGGCCGTGACCATCCACAAGTCCCAGGGCAAGACGTACGACAGCGCCATCGTCGACCTCGGCGCTCGCGCGTTTAGCCCCGGACAGACGTACGTCGCCCTCAGCCGGCTGACCTCCCTGAACGGCCTCTACCTCAACCGGCCGCTGCGTCCGAGCGATGTCATGGTGGACCGCGACGTCGACCGCTTCATGCACGGCGAGAAGTAG
- a CDS encoding cytochrome c oxidase assembly protein encodes MSRVQRVAGPVALVVFALLAIIAALAYGGAASAPALLDPGPVVRWGLPVANLFVNLSAAGMIGALIMACFALSPEKPEYDRAMDAAAGSAAIMTVASAVTGVLTYLDVTGSALSLDQQFSDGISQFATQIAIGQVWLAITLIAAVTTVLCFAVRNHTAVAFVAIVALCSLIPMALSGHSAGTAGHDQAITSLGLHLVFAAIWLGGLLTIVLIRKSLSGDRLVAVLERFSTLAIVSFVVVAFSGVINADLRIGTLENLLTSYGVLVLVKALALVVLGLFGLLQRRYLIGRLKRTGSKGPFWWLVSCELAFMGIASGVAAALARTATPVADVPVSQPTPAEVLTGEPLPAPATLAHYLFGINIDPLWLIGCCFALFFYIAGVVRLRRRGDRWPIGRTIAWVAGIILLLWVTNGGINVYEKYLFSSHMLAHMLLTMAVPVLLVPGAPVTLALRAIVKRTDGSRGGREWILLVVHSKIAAFLTHPITAAVLFAGSLWVFYYSSLFSWATTDHIGHEWMIVHFLITGYLFAQSLIGIDPVPYRFPYPLRLVLLLGTMAFHAFFGLSIITANGLFLADWYGAMGRTWGVTPMADQQLAGGIAWSIGEIPTVVLAILVAIQWSRSDAKETKRRDRQADRTGDAELAAYNAMLQRMASTGANGAEGAVSARGSDASQDVAGTPATTGASAPSSADATREPQR; translated from the coding sequence GTGAGCAGAGTTCAGCGCGTGGCGGGCCCCGTCGCCCTGGTCGTCTTCGCGCTGCTCGCCATCATCGCGGCGCTCGCGTACGGCGGTGCGGCATCCGCTCCCGCGCTGCTGGATCCGGGTCCCGTCGTGCGCTGGGGACTTCCGGTCGCGAACCTCTTCGTCAACCTCAGTGCGGCGGGCATGATCGGTGCGCTCATCATGGCGTGCTTCGCGCTCAGCCCTGAGAAGCCCGAGTACGACAGGGCGATGGATGCCGCGGCAGGCTCCGCCGCGATCATGACCGTCGCGAGTGCGGTCACCGGCGTGCTGACCTATCTGGATGTCACGGGGTCGGCGCTCTCCCTCGACCAGCAGTTCAGCGACGGGATCAGCCAGTTCGCCACGCAGATCGCGATCGGGCAGGTCTGGCTCGCGATCACCTTGATCGCCGCCGTGACGACCGTGCTCTGCTTCGCGGTGCGCAATCACACGGCTGTCGCATTCGTCGCGATCGTGGCCCTGTGCTCCCTCATCCCGATGGCGCTGAGCGGTCACTCCGCAGGGACCGCCGGACACGACCAGGCCATCACATCCCTCGGCCTGCACCTCGTTTTCGCTGCGATCTGGCTCGGCGGGCTGCTCACGATCGTGCTCATCCGCAAGTCGTTGAGCGGAGACCGTTTGGTCGCGGTGCTCGAGCGGTTCTCGACTCTGGCGATCGTGTCGTTCGTCGTCGTCGCGTTCTCCGGCGTCATCAACGCAGACCTCCGCATCGGGACGCTCGAGAACCTCCTCACCTCCTACGGTGTGCTCGTGCTGGTGAAGGCGCTCGCTCTCGTCGTGCTCGGGCTGTTCGGCCTGTTGCAGCGTCGTTACCTCATCGGCCGGCTGAAGCGCACCGGCAGCAAGGGACCGTTCTGGTGGCTCGTCTCCTGCGAGCTCGCCTTCATGGGCATCGCGTCCGGTGTCGCGGCGGCCCTCGCGCGCACCGCGACGCCTGTCGCCGACGTCCCGGTCAGTCAGCCGACACCGGCCGAGGTGCTCACCGGCGAGCCCCTTCCTGCTCCAGCGACCCTCGCGCACTATCTCTTCGGCATCAACATCGATCCCCTGTGGCTGATCGGATGCTGCTTCGCCCTGTTCTTCTACATCGCAGGCGTCGTGCGGCTGCGTCGTCGCGGCGACCGGTGGCCCATCGGACGCACGATCGCGTGGGTGGCCGGGATCATCCTGCTGCTCTGGGTCACGAACGGCGGCATCAACGTCTACGAGAAGTACCTGTTCTCGAGCCACATGCTGGCGCACATGCTGCTCACCATGGCCGTGCCGGTCCTGCTCGTCCCCGGGGCGCCCGTCACGCTGGCGCTGCGCGCCATCGTGAAGCGCACGGACGGTTCCAGAGGCGGTCGCGAGTGGATCCTCCTGGTCGTGCACTCGAAGATCGCTGCCTTCCTGACGCACCCCATCACCGCCGCCGTGCTCTTCGCCGGTTCCCTCTGGGTCTTCTACTACTCGTCCCTGTTCAGCTGGGCCACGACCGACCACATCGGTCACGAGTGGATGATCGTCCACTTCCTCATCACCGGATACCTGTTCGCACAGTCCCTGATCGGCATCGACCCGGTTCCGTACCGCTTCCCGTATCCGCTGCGGCTCGTACTGCTGCTCGGCACGATGGCGTTCCACGCCTTCTTCGGCCTGTCGATCATCACCGCCAATGGGCTCTTCCTGGCCGACTGGTACGGCGCCATGGGGCGCACCTGGGGTGTGACGCCCATGGCCGACCAGCAGCTCGCCGGCGGCATCGCGTGGAGCATCGGCGAGATTCCGACGGTGGTGCTCGCGATCCTCGTGGCCATCCAGTGGAGCCGCAGCGACGCGAAAGAGACCAAGCGTCGCGACAGGCAGGCGGATCGCACGGGTGACGCGGAGCTCGCGGCCTACAATGCGATGCTGCAACGCATGGCATCCACCGGCGCGAACGGCGCCGAGGGGGCGGTATCCGCCAGGGGATCCGATGCGTCCCAGGATGTCGCAGGAACGCCTGCAACCACGGGGGCATCGGCGCCCTCCAGTGCGGATGCCACCCGGGAGCCCCAGCGTTGA
- a CDS encoding HU family DNA-binding protein yields MADKSLNKTELVAAVAASTGQSQAAVGAVVDAFFATIAETVAGGGKVTIPGWLAAERTSTAARTGRNPQTGAEIKIPAGHRVKLTAGSKLKASVK; encoded by the coding sequence ATGGCTGACAAGTCGCTGAACAAGACCGAGCTCGTGGCGGCGGTCGCCGCGTCGACCGGTCAGAGCCAGGCCGCCGTGGGGGCTGTGGTCGACGCTTTCTTCGCGACCATCGCCGAGACCGTCGCAGGCGGGGGCAAGGTCACCATCCCGGGCTGGCTCGCCGCCGAGCGCACGTCGACGGCCGCGCGTACGGGCCGCAACCCGCAGACCGGTGCCGAAATCAAGATCCCGGCAGGCCACCGTGTCAAGCTGACCGCGGGCAGCAAGCTCAAGGCTTCCGTCAAGTAG
- the rpsN gene encoding 30S ribosomal protein S14 produces the protein MAKKSKIARNKQRQEVVDRYAEKRLELKKALINPNSTDEEREAARVGLQKLPRNASPVRLRSRDAVDGRPRGVLTKFGISRVRFRDMAHRGELPGITKSSW, from the coding sequence ATGGCCAAGAAGAGCAAGATCGCGCGCAACAAGCAGCGCCAGGAAGTCGTGGACCGCTACGCCGAGAAGCGTCTCGAGCTGAAGAAGGCCCTCATCAACCCGAACTCCACCGACGAGGAGCGCGAAGCCGCTCGCGTCGGCCTGCAGAAGCTGCCGCGCAACGCGTCGCCGGTGCGCCTCCGCAGCCGCGACGCCGTCGATGGCCGTCCGCGTGGTGTCCTCACCAAGTTCGGCATCTCCCGTGTTCGCTTCCGCGACATGGCGCACCGTGGCGAGCTGCCCGGTATCACCAAGTCGAGCTGGTAA
- the rpmG gene encoding 50S ribosomal protein L33, translating to MMAKQQDIRPIIKLRSTAGTGYTYVTKKNRRNDPDRLVLKKYDPIVRKHVEFREER from the coding sequence CTGATGGCCAAGCAGCAGGACATCCGCCCGATCATCAAGCTTCGTTCGACGGCCGGCACCGGTTACACCTACGTGACCAAGAAGAACCGCCGCAACGACCCCGACCGTCTCGTGCTGAAGAAGTACGACCCCATTGTGCGCAAGCACGTCGAATTCCGCGAGGAGCGGTAG
- the rpmB gene encoding 50S ribosomal protein L28, with the protein MAAVCQVTGAVPGFGHTISFSHKRSKRRFDPNIQRRTYYVPSLRRKVTLNVSAKGIKVIDARGIDVVVSEILARGEKI; encoded by the coding sequence ATGGCAGCTGTCTGCCAGGTGACGGGAGCTGTGCCCGGTTTCGGGCACACCATCTCGTTCTCGCACAAGCGCTCGAAGCGCCGTTTCGACCCGAACATCCAGAGGCGCACGTACTACGTGCCGTCGCTTCGCCGTAAGGTCACGCTGAATGTCAGCGCCAAGGGCATCAAGGTGATCGACGCCCGCGGTATCGACGTGGTGGTCAGTGAGATTCTGGCCCGTGGGGAGAAGATCTGA
- a CDS encoding transcriptional repressor has product MKRNTWQREAVREALSSNDGFVSAQSLHTELREHGSPIGLATVYRALSDLASEGEADSLQSPEGEALYRACSTSGHHHHLICRRCGLTVEIAADDVEQWAQRVASEHGFTDARHVVDVFGLCAACAASASDH; this is encoded by the coding sequence ATGAAACGGAACACCTGGCAGCGCGAGGCCGTGCGCGAGGCGTTGTCGTCCAACGACGGATTCGTCAGCGCCCAGAGCCTGCACACCGAGCTGCGCGAGCACGGATCCCCCATCGGCCTGGCCACGGTCTACCGCGCGCTCTCCGACCTGGCGTCAGAGGGCGAGGCGGACTCGCTGCAGTCGCCGGAGGGCGAGGCGCTGTACAGAGCGTGCTCGACCAGCGGGCACCACCATCACCTGATCTGCCGCCGTTGCGGGCTCACCGTGGAGATCGCGGCGGACGACGTCGAGCAGTGGGCGCAGCGCGTGGCATCCGAGCACGGCTTCACGGATGCGCGCCACGTGGTCGACGTCTTCGGTCTGTGCGCGGCCTGCGCGGCATCCGCCTCCGACCACTGA
- a CDS encoding metal ABC transporter permease, producing MIHLDAAPGWWGQIFNFTDYGQLLVLLHNSILAGAMLGIIGGLIGVFVMSRDMAFAVHGISELSFAGASAGLLLGVGVVEGSIVGSLIAALLIGLLGSRARERNSITAVLMPFGLGLGILCLALYPGRSANKFGLLTGQIVAIDNPQIGALLVISIIVLVGLGVVWRPLMFASTDADVAAARGVPTRSLSIVFMLLLGLAVAVSVQIVGALLVLSILVTPAAAALKVSSSPLWVPVLSVVFGVVSMVGGIMLALGGSVPISPYVTTISFLIYVVCRLIAWGRKRRGVSGRRMPVASVQAPLAASRPSVATDPTPVAEPVEAS from the coding sequence GTGATCCATCTGGACGCAGCCCCCGGCTGGTGGGGCCAGATCTTCAACTTCACGGATTACGGCCAGCTGCTCGTGCTGCTGCACAACTCGATCCTCGCCGGGGCGATGCTCGGCATCATCGGAGGGCTGATCGGGGTGTTCGTCATGTCGCGGGACATGGCCTTCGCGGTGCACGGTATAAGCGAGCTGTCGTTCGCCGGAGCATCTGCCGGCCTCTTGCTGGGCGTCGGCGTGGTCGAGGGGTCGATCGTAGGGTCTCTGATCGCCGCGCTCCTGATCGGGCTGCTGGGCTCGCGGGCGCGGGAACGCAACTCGATCACGGCCGTCCTGATGCCGTTCGGACTCGGGCTGGGCATCCTGTGCCTCGCGCTCTATCCAGGACGTTCCGCCAACAAGTTCGGACTGCTCACCGGGCAGATCGTGGCTATCGACAACCCCCAGATCGGCGCACTCCTGGTCATCTCGATCATCGTGCTGGTCGGCCTCGGCGTTGTGTGGCGTCCGCTCATGTTCGCCAGCACCGATGCCGATGTCGCGGCCGCACGCGGCGTGCCGACCCGTTCGCTTTCGATCGTGTTCATGCTGCTGCTGGGGCTCGCGGTAGCGGTCTCGGTGCAGATCGTCGGTGCCCTGCTCGTGCTCTCGATCCTGGTCACGCCGGCTGCCGCCGCGCTGAAAGTGTCGTCGTCGCCGCTCTGGGTTCCTGTGCTCAGCGTGGTGTTCGGCGTGGTCTCGATGGTCGGCGGCATCATGCTGGCACTCGGCGGCAGCGTGCCCATCAGTCCCTACGTGACGACCATCTCTTTCCTCATCTACGTGGTCTGCAGACTGATCGCGTGGGGCCGCAAGCGCCGAGGAGTGAGCGGACGGCGGATGCCTGTGGCATCCGTCCAGGCGCCGCTCGCCGCCTCGAGACCGTCGGTCGCGACAGACCCCACCCCGGTCGCGGAGCCCGTGGAGGCGTCATGA
- a CDS encoding ABC transporter ATP-binding protein, whose protein sequence is MTNSSDSSLDVPRGSLETVLSLRDATLGFADRTLWSDLDLDVHAGEFIAVLGANGSGKTSLLKVILGQQKLLSGSIEFLGEPVTSGNRRIGYIPQQKLADDGTPLRARDLVGLGVDGHRWGIPWPSKQRRRRIDGLLEAVGASSYSKVPVATLSGGEQQRLRVGQALAGDPRMLLCDEPLLSLDLTHQRAVSELIDRHRRERQLGVLFVTHDVNPVLDLVDRVLYLAGGKFRIGTPDQVLRSEVLSELYGSPVDVIRTRGRIVVVGTADAPGGHPDGPHAHHDEQHDPSHDTEGVRTIL, encoded by the coding sequence ATGACGAACAGCTCCGACAGCTCCCTCGACGTTCCGCGCGGATCCCTCGAAACCGTCCTCTCTCTGCGTGACGCGACGCTCGGATTCGCCGACCGCACGCTCTGGTCGGATCTCGACCTCGACGTGCACGCCGGCGAGTTCATCGCGGTGCTCGGCGCGAACGGATCCGGCAAGACCAGCCTGCTCAAGGTGATCCTGGGGCAGCAGAAGCTCCTGTCCGGATCCATCGAGTTCCTCGGCGAGCCGGTGACGAGCGGCAATCGCCGCATCGGCTACATCCCGCAACAGAAGCTCGCCGACGACGGCACGCCGCTGCGCGCCAGGGATCTCGTCGGGCTCGGCGTCGACGGACACCGGTGGGGCATCCCATGGCCGTCGAAGCAGCGGCGCAGGCGCATCGACGGTCTGCTGGAGGCCGTCGGCGCCTCGTCGTACTCCAAGGTGCCGGTCGCGACGCTCTCCGGTGGCGAGCAGCAGCGGTTGCGCGTCGGGCAGGCTCTCGCCGGCGATCCGCGGATGCTGCTGTGCGACGAGCCGCTCCTCTCGCTCGACCTCACCCACCAGCGCGCCGTCAGCGAGCTCATCGACCGTCACCGGCGTGAGCGCCAGCTCGGCGTACTGTTCGTGACGCACGATGTGAATCCCGTGCTCGACCTCGTCGACCGCGTGCTCTACCTCGCCGGCGGCAAGTTCCGCATCGGGACACCGGATCAGGTGCTGCGCAGCGAGGTTCTCAGCGAGTTGTACGGGTCGCCGGTCGACGTCATCCGCACGAGGGGCCGCATCGTGGTCGTCGGCACGGCGGATGCCCCTGGCGGGCATCCCGACGGACCTCACGCCCACCACGACGAGCAGCACGACCCGTCGCACGACACCGAGGGAGTGAGGACGATCCTGTGA